In the Perca flavescens isolate YP-PL-M2 chromosome 20, PFLA_1.0, whole genome shotgun sequence genome, one interval contains:
- the mia2 gene encoding cTAGE family member 5, producing the protein MSRVQAIRDHRGKDCRFLSFRKGDTIFVYHKLSGKREDLWAGSIDKQFGYFPKDAVQEDQVYAAVEKVVETQKSDFFCMDEFGYPIDSSHLDSDDDKDDDNPKIQNQESEITQTTPHTVATNAESPSTSEDPSTESPVPAQDADGTSTEEAENKNARDAAVGIHEEARETPAPLNEQGGSAPSSWLGSSVTGWLGLAKEEEAGNLAEGENKDERKEMQAEASVASSVTGWLGFGGEGKPDDVVNIVEEDGETADSFTSTMTGWLGYGGEKKTDHPAKEEQTEEREDDEEPAETFRSRRMSLDLEGSQLHEEEKKEMGTLGWLGNRLSSTLGFGLTNQESGHETTPEIEAKETIQEKVEQPASGSWLDIGIKDILGFGKDKGEVDEGTGSDFKETEEDKTLEQPTGSENVNTSQLQPQETSNESKVGETPKDQNAPSEIRVNADSNNNDIGTSDSSKDSVLPKDAASKVDEKDISPQTMESMQGKDHQMPKSIANEGGDNNREPGEEESKTASGTDQGFLTQSDINSGPDLSFVDLNINSIGQSVGEDEKENTEDVVGEGPEIPNQIDNTEGSTDTSVPGAGSDGHEGEGNNTETDVLHREVSTTQTDDSAEESRVSGGAGESSGKSQPSFLSPGTARERNEPTSDEDNTLPAHSVEMTVDHFDSLAMNDNNTAIETHQGELGEVGISQEFGSAHSTNRSTETMYDNASEEDRRTFSTSESTRQMEDNADQDSVSPDMQQGHTQSDGDAHELKETVEETERDGENNLQPVQTETTEFQKYILNESGLKSAIGSETETETEEVEESKEEEKLGGIGELKKEEKQREVKEIKEEGKLEVKEIKEEGKQQEVKETKEGVKQEEIEKLKEEGKQEVKEEGKQEVKEIKEEGKQEIEKLKEEGKQEVKEVKEEVKQEEIKKLKEEGKQEVKEIKEDGKQQEGKEIKEEGKQQEGKEIKEEGKQQEVKEIKEEGKQQEVKEIKEEGKQQEEKEIKEEGKQQEVKEIKEEGKQQEGKEIKEEGKQEVKEIKEEWKQEEIEELKEEGKQEVKQIKDEEKQQDMKKIKEEEKQEVKEIKEEGKQQEVKETKEEEKLGGIEELKKEEKQQEVKEIKEEGKQQEVKEIKEEGKQEVKEIKEKGKQEEIEELKKEEKQQEVKEIKEEGKQQDVKKIKEEGKQEVKETKEEGKQEVKETKEEGKQEEIEKLKEEGKQEVKQIKDEEKQQDMKKIKEEEKQEVKEIKEEGKQQEVKETKEEEKLGGIEELKKEEKQQEVKEIKEEGKQEVKEIKEEGKQEEIEELKEEEEQQDVKKIKEEGKQEVKETKEEGKQEEIEKLKEEGKQEVKEIKKGGKQQEVKEIKEEGKQEADKLKEKKKQEKVEEIKEEDNQEEEELKEEGKQGEEKELNEEEKKVEIKEGKKQEEFKEKEKQQEKREELKEVERVKEQEKKEGEEKQVQSHLEVLMENSIPSLSHTQKATESPESESNSSVFSEMPTKTQKRQAENPQMDEEKREGENKKQEEVKEKQETENLEGERKNKGKEGSLKCSNELCPQASGDTFVGVKDGKDSANTLSSIDEGTKETGKQNPVADNDQILADRTGVSQMVPADDTERDEDEEKKDDVAKADEGREEQVEQKNNDLLHSGESGRNILPNQLSLSQTAENKEDDQLYSSEADNTERSDDSVLRQGDKTKSEDTETSSKGISTEKETEQIHSDYVIDTVEDTDREEREISVKHDDVRVNEGRDLSTGGTVFRTEDGMEVSVSSSDPVESQAVTCEQTAPQHASGSSHLSDGLNKGAAETGSGGAFGLFENAFSFFSQTPVTETTESSESAPSLDSNTGETSEAQASLPPEQERDSTPGSSQVYVQDLHTDSPITLSQQQLQPLFTETQASSPPPTQTRSHPTESPIQTKTLTKHYKNLLIYMSADETTIMMELFGRHKLQFLDYVLGSSETTTDDPDNDESILLDIERLLRYHRETLVAPSVRLTDAPQEDKGKTTTLIALQKLEMLLARVRETFNTAEASCVGESCLTHSKDKETATEEDPSVSLDNHIPRDEWMGLDEEKDGRLSGGTGKERVTEVQTKEEKGKRSGGERVSPESRPHIQTGSPQSLEGVINQILDFVHQIADDSTTHVCAVTELLIWLTEQVVSTLPDDIRPGPDLYGVPWEPVIITSVVGLVTMLLFTCRCYSSFKSRMYRVKERRMAEHVAQLLDEKCKVLETLSKCQQEYDDLESSLRDSGVLAQTQKTEHLEVKATQLEHAKRELDRDLEQLKDQLDQQREHRIEQEKRIAVLEETMKTFEEETNDLQLQEEQAQTTLKVYNMNSDRLQRNLETAGEENTLLQESNAQLGQQVEGWAERVSELEAEMSRCEVAHRGMLQDVANKDERIMSLTDRLLSMKAWDSDLEEEADGEGEGKEASNGTAGRGEENGRGDILDTQGHLQKVQKLIYAAKLNADLKSVDEDKDRLFAKLNDEVKAKEDLQVRIEELGNEKLSLQSDTEQYSDQVQRLQQKLQIMTEMYQENELKLHRLLTVEEKERVQKEEKLNKADKNITMAMEELSNYRQRAGEMEEELEKTKQSYQTQISAHEKKAHNNWLAARAAERELADIRRENGLFRQKLTDTQFKLDALDNDPYALDSLARPLPFRAERSPYGPSPLGRPASETRAFLSPPTLMDGPPARLSPRVSRGPVEPPGGQGEMERSGGPHSDSGSISPTWERDRRGPPPGPPGYMFPEQGGPMYRRPPPGALGLLPPPGPLHPRGLPPLPPHPADMADGSYRENSHGPGEQEHRESGPGDRRTPPETDPRMGGAPPPGPPMGPMDGPFPRRSPYGPRPPDFYPPRGPGGPPMMPMWAPPPAGMMFPPRFPPGGPPHPHYAPPMRPPLPDGHLHPSMGPPPPQQSFPSPPHSQSPEEHTPSPEDAI; encoded by the exons aTGAGCAGAGTGCAGGCCATCAGGGACCACCGTGGTAAGGACTGCCGTTTCCTGAGCTTCAGAAAGGGAGACACCATCTTTGTTTACCACAAACTGTCAGGAAAGAGGGAAGACCTCTGGGCAGGCAGT ATTGACAAACAGTTTGGCTATTTCCCAAAGGATGCCGTGCAAGAGGATCAGGTTTATGCTGCTGTGGAGAAAGTAGTGGAAACACAG AAATCTGATTTCTTCTGTATGGATGAGTTTGGTTATCCAATTGACTCCAGTCATCTGGACAGTGATGATGATAAGGATGATGACAATCCCAAAATCCAGAACCAGGAGTCAGAAATCACTCAAACCACTCCACACACCGTCGCCACAAATGCTGAAAGCCCTTCAACGTCTGAAGATCCCTCTACAGAGTCTCCAGTTCCAGCACAGGACGCTGACGGCACGTCGACAGAAGAGGCGGAAAACAAAAACGCTAGGGATGCTGCTGTCGGGATTCACGAGGAAGCACGGGAGACTCCTGCGCCTCTGAACGAACAAGGTGGGTCTGCCCCCTCTTCCTGGCTCGGTTCTTCCGTGACAGGATGGTTAGGTCTGGCTAAAGAGGAAGAAGCTGGCAATTTGGCTGAAGGAGAGAATAAAGATGAGAGAAAAGAGATGCAGGCCGAAGCTTCTGTCGCTTCTTCAGTGACAGGGTGGCTGGGGTTTGGAGGAGAAGGAAAACCTGATGATGTCGTGAATATTGTGGAAGAAGACGGAGAAACTGCTGATTCTTTCACTTCAACCATGACTGGGTGGCTTGGctatggaggagagaaaaaaacagatcaTCCGGCAAAAGAAGAGCAAACAGAAGAAcgagaagatgatgaagaacCAGCGGAGACATTCAGGAGTAGAAGGATGTCTCTGGACCTAGAAGGCAGCCAATTAcatgaagaggagaagaaagagatGGGGACATTGGGTTGGCTAGGTAACAGGCTGTCAAGCACGCTGGGGTTTGGCCTGACCAATCAGGAGTCAGGGCATGAGACAACACCTGAAATAGAGGCCAAGGAGACAATCCAGGAGAAGGTAGAACAGCCAGCGTCTGGTTCTTGGTTGGATATAGGGATCAAGGACATTTTAGGCTTCGGGAAAGACAAGGGTGAAGTTGATGAGGGTACAGGAAGCGATTTTAAGGAGACAGAAGAGGACAAAACCTTAGAACAACCAACTGGCTCAGAGAATGTGAATACTAGTCAATTACAACCCCAAGAAACTAGCAATGAATCAAAGGTGGGAGAAACTCCAAAGGATCAAAATGCCCCATCAGAGATCAGAGTCAACGCTGACAGTAATAATAACGATATAGGTACTTCAGACAGCAGCAAGGATAGTGTCCTACCTAAAGATGCAGCATCCAAGGTAGATGAGAAAGATATTTCTCCTCAGACCATGGAGAGTATGCAGGGTAAAGATCATCAGATGCCCAAATCGATAGCTAATGAGGGTGGGGATAATAACAGAGAgccaggagaagaagaaagtaaAACTGCAAGCGGCACTGATCAGGGTTTTTTGACCCAATCTGACATCAATTCAGGGCCTGACTTGAGTTTTGTGGATTTAAATATAAACTCCATTGGACAATCTGTAGGCGAGGatgagaaggaaaacacagaggaCGTGGTTGGGGAAGGGCCCGAGATCCCAAATCAGATCGACAACACAGAAGGATCCACCGATACGTCTGTTCCTGGCGCTGGTAGTGATGGTCATGAAGGTGAAGGGAATAATACAGAAACAGATGTACTCCACCGGGAAGTTTCCACGACTCAGACTGATGACTCAGCAGAAGAAAGTCGGGTCAGCGGCGGAGCGGGAGAAAGCAGTGGAAAGAGTCAGCCTTCTTTCTTATCACCAGGCACAGCCAGGGAGAGAAATGAACCTACCTCCGATGAGGATAACACTTTACCGGCTCACAGTGTAGAAATGACCGTTGATCATTTCGATTCACTAGCTATGAATGACAATAACACAGCAATAGAGACACATCAGGGTGAGTTAGGAGAGGTGGGCATCTCTCAGGAGTTTGGTTCAGCTCATTCTACTAATAGAAGTACTGAAACTATGTATGACAATGCCTCAGAGGAGGACAGAAGAACATTTTCCACTAGTGAGAGCACAAGACAGATGGAAGACAATGCAGACCAGGACTCTGTGTCTCCAGATATGcaacagggacacacacaaagtgaCGGTGATGCACACGAGCTAAAGGAGACTGTAGAAGAAACTGAGAGAGACGGTGAAAACAACCTCCAGCCAGTTCAAACGGAGACAACAGAGTTTCAGAAATACATATTGAATGAAAGTGGTCTCAAGTCAGCTATAGGCTCTGAAACAGAGACTGAGACAGAGGAAGTGGAGGAGtcaaaggaagaggaaaagcTGGGGGGGATAGGAGAGTTAAAGAAAGAGGAGAAACAGAGGGAAGTGAAGGAGATAAAGGAAGAGGGGAAACTGGAAGTAAAAGAGATAAAGGAAGAGGGGAAACAGCAAGAAGTGAAGGagacaaaggaaggggtgaaacAGGAGGAGATAGAAAAGTTAAAGGAAGAGGGGAAACAAGAAGTAAAGGAAGAGGGGAAACAGGAAGTAAAGGAGATAAAGGAAGAGGGGAAACAGGAGATAGAAAAGTTAAAGGAAGAGGGGAAACAGGAAGTAAAGGAGGTAAAGGAAGAGGTTAAACAGGAGGagataaaaaagttaaaggaAGAGGGGAAACAGGAAGTAAAGGAGATAAAGGAAGATGGAAAACAGCAAGAAGGGAAGGAGATAAAGGAAGAGGGAAAACAGCAAGAAGGGAAGGAGATAAAGGAAGAGGGGAAACAGCAAGAAGTGAAGGAGATAAAGGAAGAGGGGAAACAGCAAGAAGTGAAGGAGATAAAGGAAGAGGGGAAACAGCAAGAAGAGAAGGAGATAAAGGAAGAGGGGAAACAGCAAGAAGTGAAGGAGATAAAGGAAGAGGGAAAACAGCAAGAAGGGAAGGAGATAAAGGAAGAGGGGAAACAAGAAGTAAAGGAGATAAAGGAAGAGTGGAAACAGGAGGAGATAGAAGAGTTAAAGGAAGAGGGGAAACAGGAAGTAAAGCAGATAAAGGATGAGGAGAAACAGCAGGACATGAAGAAGATaaaggaagaggagaaacaggaagtaaaggaaataaaggaagaggGGAAACAGCAAGAAGTGAAGGAgacaaaagaagaggaaaagctGGGGGGGATAGAAGAGTTAAAGAAAGAGGAGAAACAGCAAGAAGTGAAGGAGATAAAGGAAGAGGGGAAACAGCAAGAAGTGAAGGAGATAAAGGAAGAGGGGAAACAGGAAGTAAAGGAGATAAAGGAAAAGGGGAAACAGGAGGAGATAGAAGAGTTAAAGAAAGAGGAGAAACAGCAAGAAGTGAAGGAGATAAAGGAAGAGGGGAAACAGCAGGACGTGAAGAAGATAAAGGAAGAGggtaaacaggaagtaaagGAGACAAAGGAAGAGGGGAAACAGGAAGTAAAGGAGACAAAGGAAGAGGGGAAACAGGAGGAGATAGAAAAGTTAAAGGAAGAGGGGAAACAGGAAGTAAAGCAGATAAAGGATGAGGAGAAACAGCAGGACATGAAGAAGATaaaggaagaggagaaacaggaagtaaaggaaataaaggaagaggGGAAACAGCAAGAAGTGAAGGAgacaaaagaagaggaaaagctGGGGGGGATAGAAGAGTTAAAGAAAGAGGAGAAACAGCAAGAAGTGAAGGAGATAAAGGAAGAGGGGAAACAGGAAGTAAAGGAGATAAAGGAAGAGGGGAAACAGGAGGAGATAGAAGAGttaaaggaagaggaggaacagCAGGACGTGAAGAAGATAAAGGAAGAGggtaaacaggaagtaaagGAGACAAAGGAAGAGGGGAAACAGGAGGAGATAGAAAAGTTAAAGGAAGAGGGGAAACAGGAAGTAAAAGAGATAAAGAAAGGGGGAAAACAGCAAGAAGTGAAGGAGATAAAGGAAGAGGGGAAACAGGAGGCGGACaagttaaaagaaaagaagaaacaggAGAAGGTGGAGGAGATAAAAGAAGAGGACAaccaggaggaggaagagttaAAGGAAGAGGGAAAGCAGGGGGAGGAAAAAGAGTTAaatgaagaggagaagaaggtgGAGATAAAGGAGGGGAAGAAGCAGGAAGAGTTCAAAGAAAAGGAGAAGCAGCAGGAGAAAAGGGAAGAGTTAAAGGAGGTTGAGAGAGTAAAGGAACAAGAGAAGAAAGAGGGTGAAGAAAAGCAAGTACAGTCTCATTTGGAGGTATTAATGGAAAACAGCATCCCTTCTTTATCTCACACTCAGAAAGCCACTGAAAGCCCAGAGTCAGAGAGCAACAGCTCTGTGTTCTCCGAAATGCCCACAAAGACTCAAAAGAGACAGGCCGAAAACCCACAGATGGacgaagagaagagagagggggaaaacaaGAAACAGGAGGAGGTTAAGGAAAAGCAGGAGACGGAGAATTTGGAGGGGGAGAGGAAGAACAAAGGGAAAGAAGGGAGCCTTAAATGTTCAAATGAGCTTTGTCCTCAAGCTAGTGGAGACACATTTGTGGGGGTCAAAGATGGAAAAGATTCTGCAAATACGTTGAGCTCAATAGATGAGGGGACAAAGGAGACAGGAAAGCAAAACCCAGTGGCAGACAATGATCAAATATTAGCAGATAGGACAGGAGTGAGTCAGATGGTACCAGCTGACGACACGGAGAGAGATgaggatgaagaaaaaaaagatgatgttgCTAAGGCCGATGAGGGGAGAGAAGAGCAGGTTGAGCAGAAAAACAATGATCTGCTACATTCAGGGGAGAGTGGCCGAAACATCCTTCCTAATCAACTTTCCCTTAGTCAGACAGCTGAGAACAAAGAAGATGATCAATTATATTCCAGTGAGGCAGACAACACTGAGCGTTCTGACGACAGTGTGCTCCGTCAGGGAGATAAAACTAAGTCTGAAGACACTGAAACCAGCAGCAAAGGGATTTCCACTGAGAAGGAAACTGAGCAAATACACTCTGATTATGTGATAGACACGGTGGAGGACACTGacagggaagagagggagatcAGCGTGAAGCATGATGATGTAAGGGTGAATGAGGGCAGAGATCTGAGTACAGGTGGTACTGTATTCAGGACAGAGGACGGTATGGAGGTTTCCGTTTCGTCCAGTGACCCTGTTGAAAGCCAGGCCGTGACATGTGAACAAACTGCTCCTCAACATGCATCCGGTTCTTCACATCTGTCTGACGGTCTTAATAAAGGAGCAGCAGAGACTGGAAGTGGAGGAGCATTCGGCCTTTTCGAAAACGCCTTTAGCTTTTTTAGCCAAACGCCTGTCACCGAAACTACGGAATCCTCAGAATCTGCCCCAAGTTTGGATTCTAACACAGGTGAGACATCCGAGGCACAAGCCTCTCTCCCTCCCGAACAAGAACGGGATTCAACCCCTGGTTCGAGTCAGGTTTACGTGCAAGATTTGCACACAGACTCTCCCATCACCTTGtcacaacagcagctgcagcctcTCTTTACAGAGACCCAGGCGTCATCTCCTCCCCCGACGCAGACCCGTTCTCATCCCACAGAAAGCCCCATCCAAACAAAAACCCTCACCAAACATTACAAGAACCTTCTCATCTACATGAGCGCGGACGAGACGACTATTATGATGGAGCTCTTTGGACGACACAAGCTGCAGTTTTTGGATTACGTTTTAGGAAGCTCAGAAACCACGACCGATGACCCCGACAATGACGAATCGATATTGTTGGATATAGAAAGACTTCTGCGTTATCACAGGGAGACGCTGGTCGCTCCTAGCGTGAGGCTCACGGATGCACCACAGGAGGACAAAGGAAAGACCACAACGCTCATCGCACTTCAGAAGCTAGAAATGCTGTTGGCGAGAGTGAGAGAGACTTTCAACACAG CCGAGGCCAGCTGTGTTGGTGAATCCTGTTTGACTCACAGTAAAGATAAGGAAACGGCCACCGAGGAAGATCCTTCTGTGAGCCTGGATAACCACATCCCAAGAGATGAATGGATGGGGCTGGATGAAGAGAAAGACGGACGATTGAGCGGAGGCACAGGAAAAGAGAGGGTGACTGAGGTTCAGACAAAAGAAGAGAAGGGAAAAAgaagtggaggagagagagtgtCCCCTGAGTCCCGTCCTCACATTCAGACAGGATCACCACAGTCCCTGGAAG GGGTAATAAATCAAATTCTGGACTTTGTTCATCAGATCGCTGACGATTCAACTACTCATGTTTGTGCAGTGACAGAGCTCCTCATATGGCTTACTGAACAG GTTGTATCGACACTGCCTGATGACATCAGACCCGGGCCAGACCTGTATGGGGTGCCATGGGAACCAGTCATCATCACCAGTGTGGTGGGGCTGGTGAcaatgctgttgtttacctgtAGATGTTATAGCTCT tTCAAAAGCAGAATGTATCGAG TTAAAGAGCGGCGGATGGCTGAGCATGTTGCGCAGCTACTGGATGAGAAGTGTAAAGTCCTTGAGACTCTCAGCAAATGTCAACAAGAG TATGATGACCTGGAGAGCTCACTGAGGGACAGTGGTGTCTTGGCCCAAACTCAAAAGACAGAACATCTTGAG GTTAAAGCCACACAGTTGGAACATGCCAAAAGGGAGCTTGATAGGGATCTTGAACAGCTAAAGGATCAACTGGACCAACAGAGAGAACACAGGATAGAGCAAGAAAAGAGg ATTGCAGTGCTTGAAGAAAccatgaaaacatttgaagaagaAACCAATGACCTCCAGTTACAGGAAGAGCAG GCACAGACCACTCTGAAAGTGTACAATATGAACAGTGACAGACTACAGAGGAATCTGGAAACAGCTGGAGAGGAGAACACACTGCTACAGGAGAGCAATGCTCAG TTGGGGCAGCAGGTGGAGGGATGGGCAGAAAGAGTAAGTGAGTTGGAGGCGGAGATGAGCAGGTGTGAGGTCGCCCACAGGGGGATGCTGCAGGACGTGGCCAACAAGGATGAGCGTATAATG TCCTTGACAGATCGGCTGCTGAGCATGAAAGCTTGGGATTCAGACCTGGAGGAAGAGGCAGATGGGGAAGGAGAAGGGAAGGAGGCGTCCAATGGTAcagcagggagaggagaggagaatggAAGAGGAGACATTTTGGACACACAAGGCCATCTCCAGAAAGTCCAGAAACTTATCTATGCTGCTAAG cTGAATGCAGACCTCAAATCAGTAGATGAAGACAAAGACCGATTATTTGCCAAACTGAATGATGAAGTCAAAGCTAAAGAAGACTTGCAAG TGAGAATTGAGGAGCTGGGTAATGAGAAATTATCTCTGCAGTCGGACACTGAGCAGTACTCAGATCAG GTCCAAAGATTACAACAGAAACTCCAGATTATGACAGAAATGTACCAGGAGAATGAGCTTAAGTTACACAG GCTGCTGACAGTGGAGGAGAAGGAGCGCGTGCAGAAAGAGGAGAAGTTAAATAAAGCCGACAAAAACATCACCATGGCCATGGAAGAACTCAGCAACTATAG ACAACGAgcaggagagatggaggaggagctggagaaaACCAAACAGTCTTACCAGACTCAAATATCGGCACATGAGAAGAAGGCGCACAATAACTGG CTGGCAGCccgagcagcagagagagagctaGCAGACATCCGGAGAGAGAACGGCCTCTTCAGACAGAA gctgacagacacacagtttAAACTGGACGCCCTTGACAACGATCCCTACGCCTTGGACAGCCTGGCTAGACCACTGCCTTTCAGAG CTGAAAGGTCACCGTACGGCCCATCTCCTCTGGGTCGACCTGCATCTGAAACCAGAgcttttctttctcctcctaCATTAATGGATGGACCACCTGCTAGACTGTCTCCAcgag TGTCTCGGGGTCCAGTGGAGCCCCCAGGTGGCCAAGGAGAGATGGAGCGGAGTGGAGGTCCTCATTCAGACAGTGGCTCAATCTCTCCAACATGGGAGAGAGATCGTAGGGGCCCCCCACCAGGAcccccag gCTATATGTTCCCAGAACAAGGAGGTCCGATGTACAGGAGACCTCCTCCCGGAGCTCTGGGTCTCTTGCCTCCACCCGGCCCTCTCCATCCTAGGGGTCTCCCCCCATTACCTCCTCACCCTGCAGACATGGCGG
- the gemin2 gene encoding gem-associated protein 2: protein MKSDVEELMPRLLPVEFGASAEVLDMNGPPRNPREYLRQVQLEASQCPEVVVAQIDPKKLKKKQTINASVAGCRAAPVGFSPSLSWQQHQVSTFSGVRQSIAKNRNHWSSHALDDNVLMPKLTDEEGWKRFCFGETVYLGTSSGHTDAEPEPALDYSKVGFPPFLSIVSRLNQSTVLMLLDILISWFEEHDFVPQLGRWLYSLLACLEKPLIPEAHASIRQLARRCAQLRSTLESQEDEKLPALNLLICLVARYFEQNDLADQPE, encoded by the exons ATGAAGTCTGACGTGGAGGAGTTAATGCCGAGGCTGCTGCCCGTGGAGTTTGGAGCCAGTGCAGAGGTCCTGGACATGAATGGACCGCCGAGAAACCCCCGGGAATACCTCCGACAAGTCCA GCTGGAGGCGTCACAATGTCCTGAGGTGGTGGTTGCTCAGATTGACCCTAAGAAACTGAagaagaaacaaacaattaatgcCTCT GTGGCAGGCTGCCGTGCTGCTCCAGTGGGGTTCTCCCCCAGCCTCAGTTGGCAGCAGCACCAAGTCAGTACCTTCTCAGGTGTCCGACAG AGCATCGCAAAGAACAGGAATCACTGGAGCAGCCATGCTCTGGACGACAATGTACTGATG CCAAAGCTAACCGACGAGGAGGGTTGGAAGAGATTTTGTTTCGGAGAGACGGTCTATCTGGGTACCTCGTCCGGCCACACAGATGCTGAACCGGAGCCAGCGCTGGATTATAGCAAG GTGGGCTTCCCTCCTTTCCTCAGCATAGTCAGCAGACTGAACCAG TCCACAGTGCTGATGCTGTTGGACATTCTAATCAGTTGGTTTGAGGAACACGATTTTGTTCCACAGTTG GGCCGCTGGTTGTATTCTTTGTTGGCCTGCCTGGAGAAGCCTCTGATACCTGAAGCCCACGCCTCCATCAGACAGCTGGCCAGGAGATGTGCTCAGCTCCGCAGCACACTG GAGAGTCAGGAGGATGAGAAACTGCCAGCCCTCAATCTGCTCATCTGTCTTGTTGCCAG ATACTTTGAGCAGAATGACCTGGCAGACCAGCCCGAGTGA
- the pnn gene encoding pinin yields MAVAVRSLQDQLEKAKESLKNVDDNIRKLTGRDPNESRPGQIRRLGGPMAGPGGGRGRGINLLRRSLSDMGSGGPPAKQRDIEGALLRLAGDQRARRDARHDSDAEDDDDVKKPVLQSSVVATSKERTRRDLIQDQTMDERGKQRNRRMFGLLMGTLQKFKQESNVSTEKQKRRTEIEQKLEVQAEAEKKKAESDKRELFEERRAKQTELRLLEQKVELAQLQEEWTSHNNRLVKYIRTKTKPHIFYVPGKMCSATQKLLDDSTKKLNAVFDERREAFAEHLSKMESRPRRQPNRDQDGNTAATGMDHSAEGKPAGQVVKVTGNRGDAEMEEEDDEEEEREKEGDRKVIEKVKGEKGEKEVEEEVEGMELGEECSEEKKGREEGFKDREEKEASPGSEGMEVESGQVDRSKAEEGETDSKQGPTDLQNEKIQDTRSSEPTITSQEAPDTSHQPQPSHTAVEPAVKSPETQGSSPTPEPQTAPTGPGQDIIVIPSLEVQTSAAENQAVEGKPGDEAPQNLPDSEGAPSITPAPSKEEEDGGRGRKKAKEPKKGHSHSNSSSSSSSGSSSSGSSSSSSGSSRSSSSSSSSSSSSSSSRSRSRESSKRKRRPSDRARDMKKGEDRSHRKRGGSSGGGRDSKGSKKRNSKEGRSRSSRSDREHKDRDRKDKRR; encoded by the exons GCGTAGTCTCTCAGACATGGGAAGCGGCGGCCCCCCTGCCAAGCAGAGGGACATCGAAGGAGCCCTGCTGAG gcttGCGGGGGACCAGAGGGCCAGGAGAGACGCGCGTCACGACAGCGACGCTGAGGATGATGACGATGTCAAAAAG CCGGTGTTGCAGTCGTCTGTAGTAGCTACCTCCAAGGAGAGAACGCGCAGAGACCTCATTCAAGATCAAACGATGGACGAGAGGGGCAAACAGAG GAATCGGCGTATGTTCGGCCTGCTGATGGGGACCCTGCAAAAATTCAAGCAAGAGTCCAACGTCTCCACAGAGAAG CAAAAGCGACGTACAGAGATTGAGCAGAAGCTGGAGGTTCAGGCTGAGGCTGAGAAAAAGAAGGCGGAGAGTGATAAGAGGGAGCTGTTTGAAGAGAGAAGAGCGAAACAGACTGAGCTGAGACTACTGGAACAAAAAGTGGAATTAGCTCAGCTG CAAGAGGAGTGGACCAGCCACAATAATCGTCTGGTGAAATACATTCGTACCAAGACCAAGCCTCATATCTTCTACGTGCCTGGAAAAATGTGCTCCGCCACACAGAAACTCCTCGACGACTCCACCAAGAAACTAAATG CTGTGTTTGACGAGAGGCGTGAGGCTTTTGCCGAACACCTCAGCAAGATGGAGTCCCGCCCCCGGCGGCAGCCAAACCGCGACCAGGATGGCAACACGGCAGCAACAGGGATGGACCACTCGGCAGAGGGTAAGCCAGCAGGTCAGGTAGTCAAGGTGACAGGTAACAGGGGGGATGcagagatggaggaagaggatgatgaggaagaggagagggaaaagGAGGGAGATCGAAAGGTGATAGAGAAGGTCAAgggggagaaaggagagaaggaAGTGGAGGAAGAGGTGGAGGGGATGGAGTTGGGTGAAGAGTGCAGTGAGGAGAAAAAGGGAAGAGAGGAGGGGTttaaagacagagaggagaaggaggcaAGTCCAGGGTCAGAGGGGATGGAGGTAGAAAGCGGGCAGGTGGACAGGAGTAAggcagaggagggagagacagacagtaaaCAGGGGCCTACAGACCTCCAAAATGAAAAGATCCAGGACACTCGGTCCTCTGAACCAACCATAACCAGCCAAGAAGCACCAGACACCAGTCACCAGCCCCAGCCCAGCCACACTGCAGTGGAGCCAGCAGTAAAGTCCCCTGAGACCCAGGGATCCTCTCCAACCCCAGAACCCCAAACAGCCCCCACGGGGCCTGGGCAGGATATCATTGTCATCCCCAGCCTCGAGGTCCAGACCTCAGCTGCTGAGAACCAGGCCGTGGAAGGGAAACCAGGGGACGAAGCACCCCAAAATCTGCCTGATTCCGAGGGGGCCCCCAGCATCACCCCTGCACCCTCtaaggaggaagaggatggcgggagagggagaaagaaggcAAAGGAGCCAAAGAAGGGGCATAGTCATAGTAAcagctcctcctcttcctcgtccGGCTCCTCCTCCAGCGGAagctcctcctcgtcctccggATCCAGCCGCTCCTCTtcgtcatcctcctcctcctcgtcctcatCGTCCAGCAGCCGAAGTCGCAGCCGAGAAAGCAGTAAGCGCAAGAGGAGGCCGTCAGATAGGGCCAGGGACATGAAGAAAGGAGAAGATAGAAGCCACCGCAAGAGAGGAGGGAGTAGCGGAGGAGGGAGGGACTCGAAGGGATCCAAGAAGAGGAACAGCAAGGAAGGGAGAAGCAGGTCATCCCGGAGCGATAGGGAGCATAAAGATAGAGACAGGAAGGACAAGAGACGCTAA